Proteins co-encoded in one Juglans regia cultivar Chandler chromosome 16, Walnut 2.0, whole genome shotgun sequence genomic window:
- the LOC109007480 gene encoding reticulocalbin-2 — MAKAVFRTLVAIAFIVLIIMVFSPSSQHGRDCRGLHRRLGHNFPVSTFDPLVAKIERSAQKNELGGLVNPLNLADVSLTDEVVEAREYFSEGKLNITLRLMVLFPFLDTEPNDGVISFKELEDWIAQQAHDRLNYRTEKELALRDKDGDGAISFMEYLPHFSNEDIEKNGMEHGEAGWWKVQLENADADQNGSLSFDEFKDFLHPEDSHNEKVQSWILGEKIKLMDQDGDGKLNFAEFLEQAYDILKNYVYFETAGAYVPTAEENFAMLDVNNDKFLAVEELKPILHYIHPGELSYVKYYSSHLIHQADDNKDGNLSIDEMLNHDHIFYNTVYNESNEDLDDDYHDEL, encoded by the exons ATGGCGAAGGCGGTGTTTCGCACCCTTGTAGCTATTGCCTTCATCGTCCTGATCATCATGGTCTTCTCCCCCTCCTCACAACACGGTCGAGACTGTCGTGGCCTACATCGTCGTCTTGGCCACAACTTTCCTGTTTCTACTTTTGACCCTCTAGTTGCTAAAATTGAGAGGTCGGCCCAAAAAAATGAACTGGGTGGCCTCGTTAATCCACTGAATCTCGCAGATGTTTCCCTCACCGACGAGGTTGTAGAAGCACGCGAATATTTTAGTGAAGGAAAATTGAACATAACATTAAGGTTGATggttttgtttcctttcttaGACACGGAGCCAAATGATGGGGTTATTAGTTTCAAGGAGCTAGAGGATTGGATTGCACAGCAAGCGCATGACAGATTGAATTATAGAACAGAGAAAGAGTTGGCCTTGCGTGACAAAGATGGTGATGGAGCCATATCTTTCATGGAGTATCTACCTCATTTTTCCAATGAAGATATAG AGAAAAATGGCATGGAGCATGGTGAAGCTGGATGGTGGAAGGTGCAACTTGAGAATGCAGATGCTGATCAAAATGGATCTCTTAGCTTTGATGAgtttaaaga TTTTCTGCATCCGGAAGACAGTCACAACGAAAAAGTTCAAAGTTGGATTTTGGGAGAAAAGATCAA GCTGATGGACCAGGATGGTGATGGGAAACTCAATTTTGCAGAATTCCTTGAACAAGCATATGATATTCTCAAGAATTATGTTTACTTTGAAACTGCGGGGGCTTATGTACCCACAGCCGAAGAGAACTTTGCAATGCTTGATGTGAAcaatgacaa atTCTTGGCAGTGGAAGAATTGAAACCCATACTCCATTACATTCACCCAGGAGAACTGTCATATGTAAAATATTACAGTAGTCATCTAATTCATCAG GCTGATGATAACAAAGATGGGAATTTATCAATTGATGAGATGCTCAATCACGACCATATTTTCTATAACACAGTCTACAACGAAAGCAATGAAGATCTTGATGACGATTACCATGATGAGCTTTGA